GGGGGCTGCGCGCCCCCTCTGGACTCCCCTGCGCCAGGCTGAGCCTGGACCCGCTTCGCACGCGGCACGGCTGACGGCCGGGCACGGGCCGCCTGGGCGTGGCAGGCCGGAGAACGAATGTGCCCGAGCTTTTCCCGCGAGCCTCGCTGCGCTCGGACCGCGGAAAAATCTCGGGCACGGTTGCCGACGGGGCCCGGTCATCGCGGCGTGACCTCCCCACCCGCCTTCTCCCAAAATCCGGTCACAAAAACTCTTCACCCTCTCCTTTGCCGGGAGTCTTCAAAGGCGCTCGCTGTTCTCGCCGCGGGCAAAGGAGATGCGTGCGGACGACGGCATACAGCAACGACGCCTTTCCCGGTCGAGGGAAGCGAACCTGAAGACGTCCTCCTGGTCGCTCAAAAAGTGCTGGATGCAAGGAGCAAGAAGAATGCAAGCCCGATGCGTATGCTCAAATACGCGAGGGGTTGCATTCTTCGCAGCGACGCCGCAGACGGTGCTTTTTCAGCGACCAGGAAGGAGGGATGGGGTGTGGGGAAGGGGGAGAAGGGAGCCCTTTTCAAAGGGTCCCTTCTCCCCCTTCCCCACGGAAATCGCCGCGCACCGCCGCATCCCCGATCATGACTTTTCCGTGCCGAGGTCGACACGGGCCGCCGGGCAGGGTATGGATGGGAGGATTCCCCCTGCCCTGCCCGTGCGCCGGGCCGTGCGCGGGCGGCGGGGGCGGTGCGGAGATATGGAAACGGAAGCAGTCTTCATCCTCCTTTTCGTCGTGGCCACGGCCGTGGCCATCGCGGTGCAGCGGTGGACGATCCCCTACACCGCGGCCCTGATGGCCGCGGGGCTGGTGCTCGGCTTCCTGCAGCTCTTCCCCGCGCCGCACCTGACCAAGGCCCTGCTCTTCAACGCCTTCCTGCCCGGGCTGCTCTTCGAGGCGGCCTTCTACATCGAATTCAGGCAATTCTGGCGCAACCGCCTGGCCATCGCCTCCCTGGCCCTGCCGGGTCTGGCCGCGGCCATCGCGCTGACCACGCTGGTGCTGCCGCGCGTGGCGGGCGGGCTCCATTTCGTGGAGGGCTTCACCTGGCAGCACGCGCTGGTCTTCGGGGCCATCATCTCGGCCACGGACCCGGTGGCGGTGATCGCGGTCTTCCGCAGCCTGGGCGTGCCCAAGCGTCTCTCCGTGCTGCTGGAGGGCGAGAGCCTGCTGAACGACGGCACGGCCATCGCCTTCTTCACCCTGAGCCTGGCCCTGGCGGCCGGGCGGGTGGTGGCCCCGGCCGATCTGGGGCTCATGTTCGTGAAGATCGTGGGCCTCGGGGCGCTCATCGGCATGGGGCTCGGGCTCGGCGTGTCGCAGGTGCTGCGCCAGGTGGACGAGCCCATGATCGAGATCACGCTGACGACCATCGCGGCCTACGGCTCGTTCCTGGCGGCCGAGCATTTCCACGCCTCCGGGGTCATCGCCACGGTCTGCGCGGGCATGCTCTGCGGCAACTACGGCGCGCGGGTGGGCATGACGCCGTCCACGCGCATCGCGGTCGAGACGTTCTGGGAGTACGTGGCCTTCGCGCTGAACTCCATCGTCTTCCTGCTCATCGGGCTCGAGGTGCGCTTCCAGGCCCTGATCGACTCCTGGCGGGCGATCCTGGCGGCCTATCTGGTGGTCACGGGCGCGCGCATGGTGATCATCTTCGGCGTGGGCGCGCTGCTGCGCGGGACCAGGGAGCGCATCCCCAAGGCGTGGTGCGCGGTGCTCACCTGGGGCGGGCTGCGCGGCGGCCTGCCCATGGTCCTGGCGCTCAGCCTGCCGCAGGACTTCGCGCAGCGCGAGCTGCTCATCTCCATGACCTTCGGGGTGGTGGTGCTGTCCATCATGGTGCACGGGCTTTCCATGTCGCCCCTGCTGCGCCTTCTGGGCGTGGCCCGGGGGCGGCGCGACCTGGCCGAGTACGAGCTTTCGCGCGGCAGGCTGCAGGCGGCCCACGCGGCCCTGGAGGAGCTGGACCGCCTGGCGCACGTGCGCTTCACGGCTCCGGGCCTGGTCGAGGACCTGCGCTGCGAGTACGAGCGCCGCATCGAGCGCGAGACCCAGGCCCTGCACGAGCTGCACCTGGACAGCGAGCAGTTGCGCGCCGAGGAGGCCCAGTGGGCCAGGCGCCACCTGCTGCAGGTGGAGAAGGGAGTGGTCAGCGACGCCTTCCACCGCGGCGCGCTGAGCCAGGAGGTGCAGGAGCGCCTGCTGGCGGACATCGACGGCGAGCTGCTGCGCCTGGCCTCGGGAGAGGCGGCCGGGGACGACTTCCGCGGCTGCGCCGAGCCCGAGGAAGAGGAAGCCGAGAAAGACGAGTCCGGCGACGACGGGAGTACGGAAGACGGGCCCGACGAGAACGGGGCCGCGGAAGAAGAGAAGGAAGGGAAGGCGGGAGAGGTTTCCGGGAAGGACGGAAAGAAGCCGCCCGTGCCGGGCGAGGGAGGGGCAGGCGAGGAGGCCCCCTGACGCGGCGCCCGGAAAGGGCGCGGACCGGGCCGCGGCCGGGCAGAGTCCCGGGACCGGCGGCCGCAACGACAAGGAAGACGACCATGAGCGCAAAAACGCTTTCCCCGGACATGCTCCGGAAGATCGACGCCTACTGGCGCGCGGCGAACTACCTCTCCGTGGGCCAGATATACCTCTACGACAATCCGCTCCTGAAGCGGCCGCTGGAGCTTTCGGACGTGAAGCGGCTGCTGCTCGGCCACTGGGGCACCACGCCGGGGCAGAACTTCATCTACGCGCACCTGAACCGGGCGATCGTGCAGCACGACCTGAACATGATCTACGTCTCCGGCCCGGGCCACGGCGGCCCGGCAGTGGTGGCCAACACCTATCTGGAAGGCACGTACAGCGAGGTCTACCCCGAGGTCAGCCGGGACGAGGAGGGGCTGCGCAGGCTCTTCGTGCAGTTCTCCTTCCCGGGCGGCATCCCGAGCCACGCCTCGCCCGAGTGTCCGGGCTCCATCCACGAGGGCGGCGAGCTCGGCTATTCCCTCAGCCACTCCTTCGGCGCGGTGCTGGACAACCCGGACCTGATCGTGGCCTGCGTGGTGGGCGACGGCGAGGCCGAGACCGGCCCGCTGGCCACGGCCTGGCACTCCAACAAGTTCCTGGACCCGAAGAACGACGGCGCGGTGCTGCCCATCCTGCACCTGAACGGCTACAAGATCGCCAACCCCACCGTGCTCGCGCGCATCGGCCGCGAGGAGCTGGAGCAGCTCATGCGCGGCTACGGCTGGGTGCCCTATTTCGTGGCCGGGGACGAGCCCGAGGCCATGCACGAGCTCATGGCCAAGACCCTGGACACTGTCGTGGAGGAGATCGGACGCATCCAGAAGGCGGCGCGCCAGGGCGGGGAGACGAAGCGGCCGCGCTGGCCCATGATCGTGCTCGACTCGCCCAAGGGCTGGACCGGCCCCGAGGTCATCGACGGCAAGAAGATCGAGGGCAATTTCCGCTCGCACCAGGTGCCGCTCTCCGATCCCGCGGAGCACCCGGAGCATCTGAAAATGCTCGAGGAGTGGCTGAAGAGCTACCGTCCGGAGGAGCTCTTCGACGAGAGCGGGCGGCTCGCCCCGGAGCTGGCCGAGCTGGCGCCCAAGGGCGAGCGCCGCATGGGCGCCAACCCGCACGCCAACGGCGGCGGGCTGCTGCGCGACCTGCGCCTGCCGAGCTTCCGCGACTACGCGGTGGACGTGCCCGAGCCGGGCGTCATGGGCGCCATCGGCGACACGCACGTGCTGGGCCGCTTCCTGCGCGACGTGACGCAGAAGAACGAGGAGGCCGGGAACTTCCGCGTCTTCGGCCCGGACGAGACCATCTCCAACGGGCTCGAGGCCGTGTTCGAGACCACGAACCGGCAGTGGCAGGCCGAGACGCGGGAGAGCGACGAGTTCCTGGCCCCGCGCGGCCGGGTCATGGAGATGCTGAGCGAGCACCAGTGCGAGGGCTGGCTCGAGGGCTACCTGCTCACCGGGCGGCACGGCCTGTTCAACTGCTACGAGGCCTTCATCCACATCGTGGACTCCATGTTCAACCAGCACGCCAAGTGGCTGAAGGTCACGGCCGGGCTGCCCTGGCGCCACCGCATCGCCTCGCTGAACATCCTGCTCTCGTCGCACGTCTGGCGCCAGGACCACAACGGCTTCACCCACCAGGACCCGGGCTTCATCGACAACGTGGTCAACAAGAAGGCCGAGGTGGTGCGCGTGTACATGCCGCCCGACGCCAACTGCCTGCTCTCGGTCATGGACCACTGCCTGCGCAGCCGCCACTACGTGAACGTGGTCGTGGCGGGCAAGCACCCGGCCCCGCAGTGGCTGCCCATGGAGACGGCGGTCAAGCACTGCGCCAAGGGCATCGGCATCTGGCCCTGGGCCAGCAACGACCAGACGTCAGGGCCGGACGTGGTCATGGCCTGCTGCGGCGACGTGCCGACGCTCGAGACCCTGGCCGCGGTGTCCATCATGCGCGAGCACCTGCCGGACCTGCACATCCGGGTGGTGAACGTGGTGGACCTCATGAAGCTGCAGCCGCAGAGCGAGCATCCGCACGGCCTCTCGGACACGGACTTCGACGCCCTGTTCACCAGGGACAAGCCGGTCATCTTCGCCTTCCACGGCTACCCCTGGCTCATCCACCGCCTGACGTACCGGCGCACCAACCACAAGAACATCCACGTGCGCGGCTACAAGGAGGAGGGCACCATCACCACGCCCTTCGACATGACCGTGCTGAACGACCTGGACCGCTTCCATCTGGTCATGGACACCATCGACCGCCTGCCGCAGTGCGGGGACCGCGGCGCCTACCTGAAGGAGTCGCTGAAGGACAAGCTCATCGAGCACAAGGAGTACATCACCCGCCACGGGCAGGACATGCCCGAGATCCGCGAATGGAAGTGGCAGACGCCCGGAGACGGGCCCGAGAAGCGGACCGACGGGCAGGCCGGGAAATAGGCCAAGGAGATGGGCCAAGGAGATGGGCCAGGCGGGCCGGGGAAGGGGGCGAGGCCGCCCTCCCCGGCCGTCGGCGCGGCCCGGATCAGGCCGTGAAGCCGCCGTCGATGGTCAGGCTCGCGCCGGTCACGAAGCCCGCCTCCGGGCCCACGAGGTAGGCGACCAGGGCCGCGATCTCGCCGCCGTCGGCATAGCGCGGCAGGGCCAGGACGCGGTCCTTGAGCATCCTCCCGAAGTCCGAGTCCTCGTGGTTCAGGTCCGTGTCCACGGGGCCGGGCTGGACGTTGTTCACGGTGATGGAGCGCGCGGCGAGGTCGCGCGCGGCGCCCTTGGTCAGGCCGACGATGGCGGCCTTGCTCATGGCGTAGGCCGTCGCGCCTTCGAAGGGCACGCGCTCGGCGTTGCAGCTGCCGATGAAGACGATGCGCCCGCCGTCCGCCATGCGCCTGGCCGCGGCCTGGGCGGCCACGAAGGCCGCGCGCGTGTTGACGGCGAGGGTGCGGTCCAGCTCCTCGAGGGGGTAGTCCGCGAGGGCGCCGAAGGTGCCCAGGCCCGCGTTGTTGACCAGGATGTCGAGCCCGCCGAGCCGGTCCGCGGCCTGGTTCACGGCCTCGGCCAGGGCCTTTGCGTCCGCGCTGTCGGCCTGCACGGCCAGGGCGTGTACGCCCGCCTCGCGGATCTCTCGCGTCACCGCGTCGGCCGCGTCCGGCCTGCTGGTGAAGGTGATCGCCACGTCCGCGCCCTCGCGGGCGAGCCGCAGCGCAATGGCCGCGCCGATGCCCCGGCTGCCGCCGGTGACCAGGGCCTTCTTGCCTGCAAGCCGTCCGTTTGCACTGTCCGTCGATTGCATGGGAGTCATGGGGGAAACCTCCTGATTCCCCCGCTTCTAGCACCCCCGCCCGGCTGCGGCACGCCTTTTCTTCGCCTGCGCCGGTTCCCCGCGAAGGGCGCCGGACCCGCCTTTTGCGCGGTCGGGGGATGACGCGGCCGCCGCATGGGGGTATGGTGCAGACTTGCCCTCCCCATGCGCGGAGGGAAGGAGGTTTTCCATGGAATTGTCGCTCAAGGGACGCACGGCGCTGGTTTCCGGCTCCACGGCCGGCATCGGCCTGGCCATAGCCGAGGCCCTGGCGCGCGAGGGCGCGTCCGTGGTGGTGAACGGCCGCACGCAAAAACGCGTGGACGAGGCGGTGCTCTCCGTGACGCGCGCCGCGCCCGGGGCCATGGTGCGCGGCGTGGCCGCGGACCTCTCCCTGGCCGAGGGCGCCAAGGAGTTCTTCGCGGCCGTGCCCGCGGCGGACATCCTGGTCAACAACTTGGGCATCTACGCCGCCAAGGACTTCGCCGACATCAGCGACCAGGACTGGCTGCACATGCTCGACGTCAACGTGCTGAGCGGCGCGCGCCTCTCGCGGCGCTACCTGCCGGGCATGCTCGAGCGGGGCTGGGGCCGGGTCATCTTCGTGTCCAGCGAGTCGGGCCTCAACATCCCCGCGGAAATGATCCACTACGGCGTCTCCAAGGCGGCCGTGCTGGCGCTC
The sequence above is drawn from the Desulfovibrio sp. X2 genome and encodes:
- a CDS encoding SDR family oxidoreductase, yielding MTPMQSTDSANGRLAGKKALVTGGSRGIGAAIALRLAREGADVAITFTSRPDAADAVTREIREAGVHALAVQADSADAKALAEAVNQAADRLGGLDILVNNAGLGTFGALADYPLEELDRTLAVNTRAAFVAAQAAARRMADGGRIVFIGSCNAERVPFEGATAYAMSKAAIVGLTKGAARDLAARSITVNNVQPGPVDTDLNHEDSDFGRMLKDRVLALPRYADGGEIAALVAYLVGPEAGFVTGASLTIDGGFTA
- a CDS encoding phosphoketolase; its protein translation is MTRRPERARTGPRPGRVPGPAAATTRKTTMSAKTLSPDMLRKIDAYWRAANYLSVGQIYLYDNPLLKRPLELSDVKRLLLGHWGTTPGQNFIYAHLNRAIVQHDLNMIYVSGPGHGGPAVVANTYLEGTYSEVYPEVSRDEEGLRRLFVQFSFPGGIPSHASPECPGSIHEGGELGYSLSHSFGAVLDNPDLIVACVVGDGEAETGPLATAWHSNKFLDPKNDGAVLPILHLNGYKIANPTVLARIGREELEQLMRGYGWVPYFVAGDEPEAMHELMAKTLDTVVEEIGRIQKAARQGGETKRPRWPMIVLDSPKGWTGPEVIDGKKIEGNFRSHQVPLSDPAEHPEHLKMLEEWLKSYRPEELFDESGRLAPELAELAPKGERRMGANPHANGGGLLRDLRLPSFRDYAVDVPEPGVMGAIGDTHVLGRFLRDVTQKNEEAGNFRVFGPDETISNGLEAVFETTNRQWQAETRESDEFLAPRGRVMEMLSEHQCEGWLEGYLLTGRHGLFNCYEAFIHIVDSMFNQHAKWLKVTAGLPWRHRIASLNILLSSHVWRQDHNGFTHQDPGFIDNVVNKKAEVVRVYMPPDANCLLSVMDHCLRSRHYVNVVVAGKHPAPQWLPMETAVKHCAKGIGIWPWASNDQTSGPDVVMACCGDVPTLETLAAVSIMREHLPDLHIRVVNVVDLMKLQPQSEHPHGLSDTDFDALFTRDKPVIFAFHGYPWLIHRLTYRRTNHKNIHVRGYKEEGTITTPFDMTVLNDLDRFHLVMDTIDRLPQCGDRGAYLKESLKDKLIEHKEYITRHGQDMPEIREWKWQTPGDGPEKRTDGQAGK
- a CDS encoding Na+/H+ antiporter, encoding METEAVFILLFVVATAVAIAVQRWTIPYTAALMAAGLVLGFLQLFPAPHLTKALLFNAFLPGLLFEAAFYIEFRQFWRNRLAIASLALPGLAAAIALTTLVLPRVAGGLHFVEGFTWQHALVFGAIISATDPVAVIAVFRSLGVPKRLSVLLEGESLLNDGTAIAFFTLSLALAAGRVVAPADLGLMFVKIVGLGALIGMGLGLGVSQVLRQVDEPMIEITLTTIAAYGSFLAAEHFHASGVIATVCAGMLCGNYGARVGMTPSTRIAVETFWEYVAFALNSIVFLLIGLEVRFQALIDSWRAILAAYLVVTGARMVIIFGVGALLRGTRERIPKAWCAVLTWGGLRGGLPMVLALSLPQDFAQRELLISMTFGVVVLSIMVHGLSMSPLLRLLGVARGRRDLAEYELSRGRLQAAHAALEELDRLAHVRFTAPGLVEDLRCEYERRIERETQALHELHLDSEQLRAEEAQWARRHLLQVEKGVVSDAFHRGALSQEVQERLLADIDGELLRLASGEAAGDDFRGCAEPEEEEAEKDESGDDGSTEDGPDENGAAEEEKEGKAGEVSGKDGKKPPVPGEGGAGEEAP
- a CDS encoding SDR family NAD(P)-dependent oxidoreductase → MELSLKGRTALVSGSTAGIGLAIAEALAREGASVVVNGRTQKRVDEAVLSVTRAAPGAMVRGVAADLSLAEGAKEFFAAVPAADILVNNLGIYAAKDFADISDQDWLHMLDVNVLSGARLSRRYLPGMLERGWGRVIFVSSESGLNIPAEMIHYGVSKAAVLALSRGLALLTRGTAVTVNSVLPGPTRSEGVQKFISEMAGKRGGDTEAAEREFFRDIRPTSLIQRFEEPAEIADLVAFVASPRASGINGAALRVEGGVVNVPF